A genomic window from Cytobacillus suaedae includes:
- a CDS encoding acyl-CoA thioesterase, whose translation MFKKEIEPRVSETDGAGHINNTTIPVWFESGRDEIFRIFTPSLSFQEWKCVIVKMNVEYVGQIYYGSPVTVMTWISRIGNSSFEVYEEIHQDQKLCAKGNATYVNFNFSTQKSELIPDQIRNELKSHLLVIKD comes from the coding sequence GTGTTTAAAAAAGAAATCGAACCTCGAGTTTCGGAGACGGATGGAGCAGGACATATCAACAACACAACAATACCAGTTTGGTTTGAGTCTGGCCGTGATGAGATTTTTCGTATATTTACACCGAGTTTATCCTTTCAGGAATGGAAGTGCGTGATTGTAAAAATGAATGTAGAATATGTAGGTCAAATCTATTATGGCAGCCCTGTCACTGTTATGACTTGGATTTCTAGAATAGGAAATTCCAGTTTTGAGGTGTATGAGGAAATTCACCAGGACCAAAAACTATGTGCAAAGGGTAACGCTACATATGTTAATTTCAACTTTTCCACTCAAAAATCAGAACTGATACCTGACCAAATTAGAAATGAGCTAAAGTCTCATTTATTGGTTATTAAAGATTAA
- a CDS encoding two-component sensor histidine kinase, translating into MPLAIMELLIGLLFIFTLLFLFQIYNDWYNKKHSPLTFFLFSTLSMILVMITPFEDSSGMRFDYRYIPLILATLYGGYRVGLPLLVICITIRLWYGGSGFYATLINSGCTVLLAILLHHIFINVRTYQRVIITTTLSFFVTTTTLLVVHHYFYVSVSLEIWIGFVVIQSISVGLITLLIETTKKTLLIREKIIRAKKLEAVSHLAASVGHEIRNPLTVTRGFLQLLQTDNELPFEKRQEFLRIAIEQLDSAETIISDYLTFAKPDISNVELLDIGSEIKKATELITPLANRHSVVIENNTSKCQIKGDRSYLQQCLVNILKNSIEAMPQGGFLTIQSEVVEGNYRLTISDTGIGMTNEQLKRLGEPYFTTKGYKGTGLGMMVVYSLIKAMNGSIDVTSELGKGTKFTINFPIVKQELTIEHTYKTKSVS; encoded by the coding sequence ATGCCATTAGCCATAATGGAATTATTAATTGGGTTGCTATTTATATTTACATTGCTATTTCTATTTCAAATATACAATGATTGGTATAATAAGAAACATTCGCCTCTAACCTTTTTCTTATTTTCAACTCTCTCAATGATTCTTGTGATGATTACTCCGTTTGAGGATTCATCAGGAATGCGCTTTGATTATCGGTACATTCCATTAATCTTGGCTACATTGTACGGTGGTTACCGTGTTGGATTACCCCTTTTAGTTATTTGTATAACAATTCGTTTATGGTACGGCGGGAGCGGGTTTTATGCAACTTTAATTAATTCCGGTTGTACAGTTCTGCTTGCTATATTATTACATCATATTTTTATTAATGTTCGAACATACCAGAGGGTAATAATAACAACCACCCTATCATTTTTCGTAACAACAACCACTTTACTGGTTGTTCATCATTATTTTTATGTTAGTGTGTCATTGGAAATATGGATTGGGTTTGTAGTTATTCAATCGATTAGTGTTGGTTTAATTACCTTATTAATCGAAACAACAAAAAAAACATTACTCATTAGAGAAAAAATAATTAGGGCAAAGAAACTAGAGGCTGTGAGTCATTTAGCAGCTAGTGTAGGACATGAAATAAGAAACCCACTAACAGTGACCAGAGGCTTTTTACAGTTGTTACAAACTGATAATGAGCTTCCATTTGAAAAGAGGCAAGAGTTTCTTAGGATTGCAATTGAGCAATTAGACAGTGCAGAAACTATTATTTCCGATTACCTGACATTTGCCAAGCCAGATATATCAAATGTGGAACTCTTAGATATCGGTTCAGAAATTAAAAAGGCGACAGAACTTATCACTCCATTGGCAAATCGTCATTCTGTTGTAATTGAGAATAACACTAGTAAGTGTCAGATAAAAGGCGATCGTAGTTATCTTCAACAATGTCTTGTTAACATCCTAAAAAATAGTATTGAAGCGATGCCACAAGGTGGTTTTTTAACAATTCAATCGGAGGTAGTTGAGGGGAATTATAGATTAACCATCAGTGATACAGGAATCGGTATGACAAATGAACAACTGAAACGCCTTGGAGAACCCTACTTCACCACTAAAGGTTATAAGGGCACAGGGTTGGGAATGATGGTAGTTTATAGTCTTATTAAGGCCATGAATGGGAGTATTGATGTAACAAGTGAATTAGGAAAAGGAACAAAATTTACAATTAACTTTCCTATTGTTAAACAAGAATTAACTATAGAACATACTTATAAAACTAAATCTGTAAGCTAA
- a CDS encoding DUF1540 domain-containing protein encodes MPNVEVSCSISNCTFYGEGNVCRAEKIMVDLDRHSSYDSEFGEELGYKDHIDEAAKSAQTCCRTFKPKES; translated from the coding sequence ATGCCAAATGTAGAAGTTAGTTGTTCTATTTCAAATTGTACGTTTTATGGGGAAGGAAATGTCTGTCGTGCAGAAAAAATCATGGTAGATTTAGACCGTCATTCAAGCTATGATTCGGAGTTTGGAGAGGAATTAGGATATAAAGATCATATAGATGAAGCAGCGAAATCCGCTCAAACTTGTTGTAGGACGTTTAAACCTAAAGAGTCGTAA
- the selB gene encoding selenocysteine-specific translation elongation factor, with translation MEKRSFTIGMAGHIDHGKTTLTKSLTNVDTDRLKEEKERQISIELGFAPLHINEEMQISVIDVPGHERFIRQMIAGVAGIDLVILVVAADEGVMPQTKEHLEILSFLGVKRGIVAISKIDRVEEEFTELVKEEIAEQLHGTIFAEAPMVSINSLSKTGIDELKSTIINQLSRIEARNSFGSFRLPIDQVFTVKGQGTVVRGTVYEGTVYEGDHLTILPSLLETKARQLQIHQIQMDKATAGQRVAINLSNVTTDDVTRGDVLVSSKHYVVTQTMDVVIRFVSDLEHLVKQRALVKCHIGTSEVMGQIVFFDRNEVKEELDEVVCQIRLEQPIVTKRGDRFILRRPTPSETIAGGWVIDPLGGKYKFGKDTVSMLLQKKEGSPFERLTEALQREKLLSKAEIIKATSIAKESVEELLSKQGVIEVKANSYTLQTVISQLHSKVEDLLQNYHLGNSLRLGLNKAEISQELSSKYPKILLDFVIEGMITEGKIKKIGQFLALEQFKPSFPSQWAKRMENLIKSLIEDDLQVKTWDEYVAQAGLPDKEANELKWFLTNSNLLYQLDEKHVIHKNVVDKAVIELKASTGESFDLKDAKDTLQLSRKYLVPLLELLDTLNLTKREDNKRIWVEK, from the coding sequence ATGGAGAAAAGGTCTTTTACAATTGGTATGGCAGGTCATATAGATCATGGAAAAACGACATTAACAAAATCTTTAACAAATGTCGATACAGACCGTTTGAAGGAAGAAAAGGAACGACAAATTTCTATTGAATTGGGGTTTGCTCCTTTACATATAAATGAAGAAATGCAAATTTCGGTGATTGATGTTCCAGGTCATGAACGTTTTATTCGTCAGATGATTGCAGGGGTAGCTGGGATTGATTTGGTTATTTTAGTTGTGGCAGCAGATGAGGGTGTGATGCCACAAACGAAGGAGCATTTAGAAATACTATCCTTTTTAGGTGTTAAACGAGGGATCGTTGCTATTAGTAAGATAGACCGAGTAGAAGAAGAATTTACTGAATTGGTGAAAGAGGAAATAGCTGAGCAATTACATGGAACAATATTTGCAGAAGCACCAATGGTTTCGATTAATAGTTTATCAAAAACGGGAATCGATGAACTAAAAAGCACAATTATTAATCAATTGTCTCGGATCGAAGCTCGTAATTCATTTGGAAGCTTTCGACTCCCAATTGACCAGGTGTTTACGGTGAAGGGGCAGGGGACAGTCGTAAGAGGTACTGTCTACGAGGGTACTGTTTATGAAGGAGATCACCTTACAATCTTACCGTCCTTACTTGAGACAAAAGCCAGGCAATTGCAAATTCACCAAATACAAATGGACAAAGCAACAGCTGGACAAAGAGTCGCCATTAATCTTTCAAATGTCACAACAGATGATGTGACGAGAGGAGATGTGCTAGTCTCTTCAAAGCATTATGTCGTTACTCAAACAATGGATGTTGTCATCCGATTTGTGTCAGATTTAGAGCATCTTGTTAAGCAAAGAGCGCTAGTCAAATGTCACATTGGCACTTCAGAAGTGATGGGTCAAATCGTATTTTTTGACCGGAATGAAGTGAAGGAAGAGCTTGATGAGGTAGTCTGTCAGATTCGACTTGAGCAGCCTATTGTTACAAAACGAGGGGATCGATTTATATTAAGAAGGCCTACTCCATCGGAAACGATTGCAGGTGGTTGGGTAATTGATCCACTTGGTGGAAAATATAAGTTTGGTAAAGACACTGTTTCAATGCTCCTTCAGAAAAAAGAAGGAAGTCCATTTGAACGTTTAACAGAGGCTTTACAAAGGGAAAAACTGCTTTCGAAAGCAGAGATTATAAAGGCAACTTCTATTGCTAAAGAGTCAGTAGAGGAATTACTTTCCAAACAGGGAGTTATAGAGGTCAAGGCAAATAGCTATACGTTACAAACAGTTATATCTCAATTACACAGTAAAGTAGAAGATCTTTTACAAAACTACCATCTTGGGAACTCCTTGAGACTAGGACTTAATAAAGCAGAAATTTCTCAGGAACTTTCAAGTAAGTATCCTAAGATATTATTGGATTTTGTGATTGAGGGAATGATTACTGAGGGCAAGATAAAGAAGATTGGGCAATTCTTAGCACTAGAACAGTTTAAACCTAGTTTCCCATCTCAGTGGGCTAAGCGTATGGAAAATCTTATTAAGTCACTAATAGAAGATGATTTACAAGTTAAGACCTGGGATGAATATGTTGCTCAAGCGGGTTTGCCCGATAAAGAGGCCAATGAACTCAAATGGTTTTTAACAAATTCAAATCTTCTGTACCAACTAGATGAAAAACACGTTATACATAAAAACGTAGTTGATAAAGCAGTAATTGAACTTAAGGCCTCCACAGGTGAATCTTTCGATTTAAAGGATGCTAAAGACACATTACAGCTTTCAAGAAAATATCTAGTACCATTGTTAGAGTTACTAGATACTTTGAATCTTACAAAAAGAGAAGATAACAAAAGGATATGGGTTGAAAAATAG
- a CDS encoding L-seryl-tRNA(Sec) selenium transferase, protein MKEYVRQLPPIHEMQKDNRFQQLVSTYKLHHELVTELIQNQIQLVRSNLLNGNFNGASTAKTEFIDLLFTRVENDCIRISEYYLQPVINATGTVLHTNLGRARLSEKAIEQVVNVARNYSNLEYNLSTGKRGSRHDIIEELIKKVTGAEAAMVVNNNAAAVYLILRALAKDKNVIVSRGQLVEIGGSFRVSSIMEESGANLIEVGTTNKTHLYDYENAIDENTAMIMKVHTSNFKTIGFTKTVESDDLVSLSQKHDGIIFYEDLGSGSLFDFKGNSIGDEPVVAEVLAQGVDIVSFSGDKLLGGPQAGIIAGKKKLIDRLKKHQLARVLRVDKMTFAALEATLKAYLQETDQITSIPTVRDILLTPETIKERASQFVAQMNEAAIGYECEITQDFSQVGGGTMPEVLLPTYVVTLHKTGKSADTIATLLRQSKPSVITRIKNDQIIFDFRTIMEDEMDILIAILKTI, encoded by the coding sequence GTGAAAGAATATGTAAGACAATTACCACCGATTCATGAAATGCAAAAGGACAATCGTTTTCAACAACTGGTCTCAACCTATAAACTACATCATGAACTTGTTACTGAACTTATTCAAAATCAAATACAGCTGGTTCGAAGTAATCTATTAAATGGTAACTTTAATGGAGCCAGTACAGCAAAAACGGAATTTATTGATTTACTGTTTACACGTGTAGAAAATGATTGTATTAGGATAAGTGAGTATTACTTACAACCTGTTATCAATGCAACAGGGACTGTGTTACATACGAATCTCGGGAGGGCAAGACTTAGTGAAAAGGCTATTGAACAAGTTGTAAATGTAGCAAGGAATTATTCAAATTTAGAATATAATTTATCAACTGGTAAGAGGGGCTCAAGGCACGATATTATTGAAGAGTTGATAAAAAAAGTTACGGGTGCAGAAGCTGCAATGGTGGTAAACAATAATGCTGCTGCTGTTTATTTGATTCTTCGAGCACTAGCAAAGGATAAAAACGTCATTGTTTCAAGAGGACAATTAGTAGAAATTGGTGGTTCATTTCGAGTATCTTCTATAATGGAAGAGAGTGGGGCAAACCTGATTGAAGTAGGTACCACAAATAAAACACATCTATATGATTATGAGAATGCAATTGATGAAAATACAGCTATGATCATGAAAGTACATACAAGTAATTTTAAGACAATTGGTTTTACAAAAACTGTTGAGAGTGATGATCTTGTTTCTTTATCTCAAAAGCATGATGGAATTATTTTTTATGAGGATTTAGGAAGTGGTTCGCTGTTTGACTTCAAAGGTAACTCAATCGGAGATGAACCAGTTGTTGCCGAGGTATTGGCTCAAGGGGTCGATATCGTTTCATTTAGTGGAGATAAATTACTAGGAGGTCCTCAAGCCGGTATTATTGCTGGGAAGAAGAAACTCATTGATAGGCTGAAAAAACACCAACTGGCACGAGTGTTACGTGTAGATAAAATGACCTTTGCTGCTCTTGAAGCTACTTTAAAAGCATATCTACAAGAAACAGACCAAATCACCTCGATACCTACAGTCAGGGATATTCTTTTGACTCCAGAAACCATAAAAGAACGTGCGAGTCAATTTGTTGCCCAAATGAATGAAGCTGCAATTGGATATGAATGTGAGATCACCCAGGATTTCTCCCAAGTGGGCGGAGGGACGATGCCAGAAGTCCTTTTACCTACCTACGTGGTCACTCTTCATAAAACAGGAAAGTCAGCAGACACAATTGCAACTTTACTTAGACAATCGAAACCTAGTGTAATTACACGGATAAAAAATGACCAAATTATCTTTGATTTTAGAACAATTATGGAAGATGAAATGGATATATTAATTGCTATTTTGAAGACTATTTAA
- a CDS encoding small acid-soluble spore protein P has product MAEKNTYKDIRKNSPKGANPGQPEPLSGSKKVKNRNHTRQKNNQGHDM; this is encoded by the coding sequence ATGGCTGAAAAAAATACCTATAAGGATATCCGTAAAAATTCCCCTAAAGGTGCTAATCCAGGTCAACCTGAGCCTTTAAGTGGATCAAAAAAGGTTAAGAACCGTAATCACACTAGACAAAAGAACAACCAAGGACATGATATGTAA
- a CDS encoding small acid-soluble spore protein O has translation MAKRKSNHVIPGMNAAKSQGIGAGYNEELSNEPLSAEQKQNNKKRKKNQ, from the coding sequence ATGGCAAAAAGAAAGTCAAATCACGTTATACCTGGAATGAATGCTGCAAAATCTCAAGGTATTGGTGCTGGATATAATGAGGAGTTGTCAAATGAACCTCTATCTGCTGAACAAAAACAAAACAATAAAAAACGTAAAAAGAACCAGTAA
- the acnA gene encoding aconitate hydratase AcnA, which translates to MAKQDVFNARSSFTVNGKTYNFYNLQALEKANIGKVSRLPYSIKVLLESVLRQVDGRVITKEHVENLAKWGTDEVREVDVPFKPSRVILQDFTGVPAVVDLASLRKAMADIGGNPDKINPEIPVDLVIDHSVQVDRAGTADSLAFNMDLEFERNAERYKFLSWAQKSFDNYRAVPPATGIVHQVNLEFLANVVHAVEGENGEFETFPDSLVGTDSHTTMINGIGVLGWGVGGIEAEAGMLGQPSYFPVPEVVGVRLVGELPNGTTATDLALKVTQVLRKEGVVGKFVEFFGPGISQLPLADRATIANMAPEYGATCGFFPVDGEALEYLRLTGRDEQLVKVVEEYSKANGLFYTPDLEDPIFTNIVEINLSEIEANLSGPKRPQDLIPLSAMKESFTNALTATGNQGFGLAADDINKEITVKFNNGDETTMKTGAVAIAAITSCTNTSNPYVMLGAGLVAKKAVEKGLQVPKYVKTSLAPGSKVVTGYLEDAKLLPYLEQLGFNTVGFGCTTCIGNSGPLADEIEKAVAESDLLITSVLSGNRNFEGRIHPLVKGNYLASPPLVVAYALAGTVDIDLQNDPIGKDKDGNDVFFNDIWPSMDEVKEVVKNTVTPELFRREYENVFNDNARWNEIETSEDALYTWDDESTYIANPPFFEGLSAEPGEVKPLSGLRVVGKFGDSVTTDHISPAGSIGKDTPAGRYLQERGVTPRDFNSYGSRRGHHEVMMRGTFANIRIKNQIAPGTEGGYTTYWPTGEVTSIYDACMKYKQDDTGLVVLAGNDYGMGSSRDWAAKGTNLLGIKTVIAQSFERIHRSNLVLMGVLPLQFKDGEGAESLGLTGKETIEVAIDENVKPRDFVKVTATDEAGNKKEFEVLVRFDSEVEIDYYRHGGILQMVLRDKLKA; encoded by the coding sequence ATGGCAAAACAAGATGTTTTTAATGCACGTTCATCTTTTACAGTGAACGGCAAAACTTATAACTTCTATAACTTACAAGCACTTGAAAAGGCTAATATTGGGAAAGTATCACGATTACCTTATTCAATTAAGGTTTTACTTGAATCCGTATTACGTCAAGTTGATGGAAGAGTAATTACAAAAGAGCACGTTGAAAATTTAGCAAAATGGGGAACTGACGAAGTTCGTGAAGTAGACGTACCTTTCAAACCATCACGTGTAATTTTACAAGATTTCACTGGAGTTCCTGCAGTTGTTGACTTAGCTTCTTTACGTAAAGCTATGGCTGACATCGGTGGAAATCCGGACAAAATTAATCCAGAAATTCCTGTTGATTTAGTAATTGACCACTCTGTACAAGTAGATAGAGCGGGTACTGCTGACTCTTTAGCATTCAACATGGATCTTGAATTTGAAAGAAACGCTGAGCGTTACAAATTCTTAAGCTGGGCTCAAAAATCATTTGATAACTATCGCGCAGTTCCACCAGCAACTGGTATCGTTCACCAAGTTAACCTTGAGTTCTTAGCGAACGTTGTTCATGCTGTTGAAGGTGAAAATGGAGAATTTGAAACATTCCCTGATTCATTAGTTGGTACTGACTCTCATACGACTATGATTAACGGTATCGGTGTTTTAGGATGGGGTGTAGGTGGTATTGAAGCGGAAGCTGGAATGCTTGGTCAACCTTCATACTTCCCAGTACCTGAAGTAGTTGGAGTTCGTCTTGTTGGAGAACTTCCAAACGGAACAACTGCAACTGACTTAGCACTTAAAGTAACTCAAGTTCTACGTAAAGAAGGCGTTGTTGGGAAATTCGTAGAATTCTTTGGACCTGGAATTTCACAATTACCATTAGCGGACCGTGCTACAATTGCAAACATGGCTCCTGAATATGGTGCAACCTGTGGATTCTTCCCAGTAGACGGTGAAGCTCTTGAATACCTACGTCTTACTGGTCGTGATGAGCAATTAGTAAAAGTTGTTGAAGAGTATTCAAAAGCAAATGGTTTATTCTACACTCCTGATCTTGAAGATCCAATTTTCACAAATATTGTAGAAATCAACCTTTCTGAAATCGAAGCAAATCTTTCTGGTCCGAAGCGTCCACAAGATTTAATTCCTCTTTCAGCTATGAAAGAATCATTTACTAATGCACTTACAGCTACTGGAAACCAAGGATTTGGTTTAGCTGCAGACGACATTAATAAAGAAATCACTGTTAAATTTAACAACGGTGACGAAACTACAATGAAAACAGGTGCGGTAGCAATTGCTGCTATCACAAGCTGTACAAATACATCAAACCCTTATGTTATGTTAGGGGCAGGTCTTGTTGCGAAAAAAGCAGTAGAAAAAGGCCTACAAGTTCCTAAATACGTAAAAACTTCTTTAGCACCAGGATCAAAAGTTGTTACTGGTTACTTAGAAGATGCAAAATTACTACCATACCTAGAGCAATTAGGCTTCAACACAGTTGGTTTTGGTTGTACTACTTGTATCGGTAACTCTGGTCCGTTAGCTGACGAAATCGAAAAAGCAGTTGCAGAAAGTGACCTATTAATCACATCTGTTCTTTCTGGTAACCGTAACTTTGAAGGACGTATCCACCCGCTAGTTAAAGGTAACTACCTTGCATCACCACCATTAGTTGTGGCTTATGCTCTTGCTGGTACGGTTGATATCGATCTTCAAAATGATCCTATCGGTAAAGATAAAGACGGAAATGATGTATTCTTTAATGACATCTGGCCTTCAATGGACGAAGTGAAAGAAGTTGTTAAAAATACTGTTACACCTGAACTTTTCCGTAGAGAATATGAAAATGTTTTCAATGACAATGCTCGTTGGAATGAAATTGAAACTAGTGAAGATGCTCTATACACTTGGGATGATGAGTCTACTTACATTGCTAACCCACCATTCTTTGAAGGGTTATCTGCTGAACCAGGCGAAGTTAAGCCTTTAAGTGGATTACGTGTAGTAGGTAAATTCGGCGATTCAGTAACAACTGACCACATCTCACCTGCAGGATCAATTGGTAAAGATACACCAGCTGGTCGTTACTTACAAGAGCGTGGCGTTACACCTCGTGACTTCAATTCTTATGGTTCACGTCGTGGTCACCATGAAGTAATGATGCGTGGTACATTCGCTAACATTCGTATTAAAAACCAAATCGCTCCTGGCACAGAGGGTGGATACACAACTTACTGGCCAACTGGCGAAGTAACTTCAATTTATGATGCTTGTATGAAATATAAACAAGACGACACAGGTTTAGTTGTTCTTGCTGGTAATGACTACGGTATGGGAAGTTCTCGTGACTGGGCAGCAAAAGGAACAAACCTACTTGGAATTAAAACAGTTATCGCTCAAAGCTTCGAGCGTATCCACAGAAGTAACCTTGTACTAATGGGTGTTCTTCCACTTCAATTTAAAGATGGAGAAGGCGCAGAGTCACTTGGTTTAACTGGTAAAGAAACAATTGAAGTTGCAATTGATGAAAACGTAAAACCACGTGACTTTGTTAAAGTTACAGCTACTGACGAAGCAGGAAACAAAAAAGAATTTGAAGTACTTGTTCGTTTCGATAGCGAAGTAGAAATTGATTACTACCGTCATGGTGGTATTCTACAAATGGTATTACGTGATAAATTGAAAGCATAG
- a CDS encoding TlpA family protein disulfide reductase, which produces MKKKIIAIAVLLVLGGYALYQSVLNKPATTGIEIGDAAPDFELQLLNGDKVKLSSFQGKKVILNFWASWCGPCQAEMPEMQEFHETHGDETVILAVNMTTTEKSLDTVINYVSEKELTFPVLLDDTNDVSTSYQVYSIPTSYYIDTEGIIRYKYTGAMSLDMMKSETKKMN; this is translated from the coding sequence ATGAAGAAAAAAATAATTGCAATAGCCGTATTACTCGTTCTTGGTGGTTACGCGTTATATCAATCAGTTCTTAATAAACCAGCGACAACTGGTATAGAAATTGGGGATGCAGCACCAGATTTTGAATTACAGTTACTAAACGGAGATAAGGTTAAGCTATCAAGTTTTCAAGGTAAAAAAGTTATCTTGAATTTCTGGGCTTCATGGTGTGGTCCTTGTCAAGCGGAGATGCCAGAAATGCAGGAGTTTCATGAGACCCATGGTGATGAAACAGTCATCCTTGCAGTAAATATGACGACTACTGAGAAAAGCTTAGATACTGTTATTAATTATGTAAGTGAAAAGGAATTAACTTTTCCTGTACTTTTAGATGATACTAATGATGTAAGTACCTCTTATCAGGTATATTCAATTCCAACCTCCTATTACATTGATACTGAGGGGATTATTAGATACAAATATACAGGGGCTATGTCACTTGATATGATGAAGAGTGAAACAAAGAAAATGAATTAA
- a CDS encoding FbpB family small basic protein produces the protein MRKIRKQSFEELVLENKKQLLKDQEAMDKIEDRLEQKMLGKAE, from the coding sequence TTGAGAAAAATTCGAAAACAATCCTTTGAAGAATTAGTATTAGAAAATAAAAAGCAGTTACTTAAAGACCAAGAAGCTATGGATAAAATAGAAGATAGACTAGAACAAAAGATGCTTGGTAAAGCGGAGTAA
- a CDS encoding acid-soluble spore protein N has translation MSNQNNQYNQFKNNKIGTQPRGFGGNKGKKMQDKSGHQPQVIQTKGE, from the coding sequence ATGTCTAATCAAAACAATCAATACAACCAATTTAAAAATAATAAAATTGGAACTCAACCGCGTGGATTTGGTGGAAACAAAGGGAAAAAGATGCAGGATAAGTCTGGGCATCAACCACAAGTTATCCAAACTAAAGGTGAATAA
- the tlp gene encoding small acid-soluble spore protein Tlp, with protein MTNHQPKQDNRNDNVEKLQDMVQNTIENIEASHETMQFASEEERAAIEAKNQRREESIEAMRNEIRDEAQARENGNI; from the coding sequence ATGACGAATCACCAACCAAAACAAGATAACCGCAATGATAACGTAGAAAAGTTACAGGACATGGTACAGAATACGATAGAAAATATCGAAGCATCACATGAAACAATGCAGTTTGCATCCGAAGAAGAAAGAGCAGCGATTGAAGCGAAAAATCAGCGCCGTGAAGAGAGCATTGAAGCAATGAGAAATGAGATTCGTGATGAGGCACAAGCGAGAGAAAACGGGAATATCTAA
- a CDS encoding acyl-CoA thioesterase: MLVSKKEVEVRYAETDQMGVVYHGNYLVWLELGRTQLIKDLGFSYAAMEEEGIISPVIDIQVSYKRPLRYGEIAIVNTWIEHYDGLRVIYGYEILTPSNELAVSATSTHVCVKKNSFRPIQIRKVYPDWHEAYEKAKKSEVK; this comes from the coding sequence GTGCTAGTAAGTAAAAAAGAAGTAGAAGTAAGATATGCAGAAACAGATCAAATGGGTGTGGTATACCATGGTAACTACTTAGTATGGTTAGAATTGGGACGTACTCAACTTATTAAAGACTTAGGTTTTAGCTATGCGGCTATGGAGGAGGAAGGAATCATTTCTCCTGTTATCGATATCCAAGTATCTTATAAAAGACCATTACGTTATGGGGAAATTGCAATAGTGAATACATGGATAGAACACTACGATGGGTTACGTGTTATTTATGGGTATGAAATATTAACTCCATCCAATGAACTTGCAGTCAGTGCTACATCCACACACGTGTGTGTCAAAAAGAATTCATTTCGACCAATTCAGATTCGGAAAGTATACCCTGATTGGCATGAGGCTTATGAAAAAGCCAAAAAATCGGAAGTGAAGTAA
- a CDS encoding HesB/YadR/YfhF family protein has product MELMVSDKAAKWYKDELNLQSGDGVRFFVRYGGFNSLQTGFSLGVSIEKPPKSAIKVEEEGITFFVEEADIWYFDNHNLKVAYDEKNAEPEFEYIS; this is encoded by the coding sequence ATGGAATTAATGGTATCTGACAAGGCTGCAAAATGGTATAAGGATGAACTAAATTTACAATCTGGTGATGGAGTTCGTTTCTTTGTACGTTATGGTGGGTTTAATTCCTTACAAACAGGATTTTCACTTGGAGTTAGTATTGAAAAACCTCCAAAATCAGCAATAAAGGTTGAAGAAGAAGGAATAACATTTTTTGTTGAAGAAGCTGATATTTGGTATTTTGACAATCATAACCTAAAAGTAGCATATGATGAGAAAAATGCTGAACCTGAATTCGAATATATATCTTAA